DNA sequence from the Coffea arabica cultivar ET-39 chromosome 11c, Coffea Arabica ET-39 HiFi, whole genome shotgun sequence genome:
AATGACACTAGGCATTACTCATCAATCTAAATACACCAGGCATCGCTCATGTATGCCAAGACCAAGATTCTCTTGAATCCTTGCCAAAAATAAATCAAACTCTCATAATTAAGGTAGCCTAAAATCTGTAAAGATACCTCAACAATTCAACAAAATTTCTATAAAACATATATGACGACATTACCCTGACCCATGCATCAATAAATCTCAAACCATCCTCCAATTTCAACAGAAAGCCACTATTACCAGGGTGACAGCTTGAATAAACTGATGAAAATCATTCACCCCAATCACCAAAAATCTCCATTTTTTCTCACAATCACGTAAAAAACCAGGCATACAAAAATGGGTTACACATAGGCGCCTAAATCACGATTTCTTCTTTATAATCAGACTCTCTTGAAAACTCCAAATATAGAAAAATTGCAAAGTAATGATCCTAACATACACCACATTTTCAACTACTTCCATTaaaaatttcatcttttgaCTTCCCAtcttctaataaagaaaaagcaAACAATATAACCAATTTATACCAAATTCACTCGCCTTGGCATGGCGATGCAGCGGAGTAGCTGCCATTAAACATATGATGGTCGAACAATTCGGGTTCGCAATCAATGCGCCTTTACCACTCCCAATCTTGATATGCTCCATAGCCTCCGGATTAACCTCTGGGACAACAAGGGGAACCCCATCATCCATCCTGAAAGCAGAGCTATTATCCACCACAATACTCCCATCTTGCACCGCCAACGGCCCGAATTTCTTGCTTATCGAACCACCAGCGCTGAAAAGCGCAATATCAATACCCTTGAAGCTTTCTTCATTCAGTTCTTCAACAATATAGGCCTTATCTTCATAAATTATTTCTTTCCCAGCTGAGCGTTTGCTGGCCAGGAGCTTAAGGGATCGGTAGGGGAAGTTCCGGTCGGACAATACGGAGAGGAATTCTTGGCCGACGGCTCCGGTGACGCCGACGATGGCGATTGAGGGGGCATTTTCCGTGAGTGACATTTTAATTGGGGAAAATGAGGTGCGTAGTTTGAAAGATTGTGGGGTTGGGGTGGGTTTTTTATGGAaaatggtggtggtggtggttgtgGACGGGtaatggtggtggtggagggagagggaggagGGATTCATTTTGACGGCGGAGACGGTGAAGCTGGTGCTGGGAGTGGCGACTGAAGACGTTCAGGGTATCGGCGGCAAATCAAccacttaactaaatttatcGTACCTgaatatcttaaatttttgtatataagTATAAATAGGTTATTCAATAATACctaatttaataaaataaatattattagataacccatcaaatccaattaactcatttaaaattctttttctccaaatctcttctcttcccctactcattttgtttttcaaaatttttattttgtcataatattaactacttttgtttcattattattattagtatttgttggtttaacttattattttattttctcttaatttgttaACTTACTCATTTTTCAGTATTATCAATTATGACAAGTTTTAACCTCTTtttttatctttctaaaatgaaaatttaaatttatttatgaaaaatatattaggggttcaaaatttttggatagaatttttatattaacttttgtagtacttagttcaaatttttatattcttattattaaataatatataattttgtgATATAGAGTATCAATGgagaaaaaaattggtaattaggcttattaaacattataagtaaatatttaaaactaatgatgagtacaaagagcggtataaattgataacttagtttgcaaaaatgaatttaaatgagtttacaaaaagttaaaagaaatgggttataaatgagtaattaggttacccaattcatttttttacttacccatttaattaaatgggtataaatgagttgactcacttatacccattatccattttatccaacccaaacccgtccaaatcatccattttgacacctctaattTAGGGCGTATGGTGGGAAAGttgaaaaatgagggaaaaagggaattttttgggatttttggaGAAAAACTAGTCAAAAGAAGTGACAAGAGGGGGTTGAAGAATTGGAATTTTCTATAAGtgtattttggttttttttggaGGGTTTAGCAAGAGTGCAATTAATCTTGAAAAAGTATAAGGGCGTTTAATTAGTAATATAactatgtatattaatataataagtTAAGTATAATTTAGGACACTcgttaaaaaaaatcttttttattttatctaatgCATAAGTAGATTCAATGTCATTTTTTTGAGTTAAATTAAACATTTTTGGCCATATTATTTGCAATCCGAAACGTAAATTTTATTTGACAAATTACCATTTTAATATGAGTGCACATTTAATTTCTCTATCCATCCCATACTTGCtaggaattttttaaaaataaagatagcctaaaactaaaaaaatccCTTCAATTTTCACATGTCTTCAATTTTTCATGTGCAgcatgtagtttttttttttttttttgacaaatctcCTATTTCAAAAGTGTTGTATCATGCACTTAAGTGGTAAGAAAGAAATTGTTTTAGTCACATAATTATCGTGCATGTGCCTATCATTTGATATTTCTCTTCATGCATTGTTGTACTCTGATTTATAGTATGATGGTTACCCTTGATTTTTTCCCCCTTCTCATgtatttggataggagattatttttaaaaaattttagaataaaactatagtactttttttttgtaatatgatatgtgtgaaataaaaatattaatcaaaaatataaaaattaatgaaaaaatatgtttatgatgcgactgccaaaaacctGGTTCGAGCTGAGCTGTACCGAGCTGAGCTGATCGGGGACAGTTGGGAACGATGTCTGATGAATGAGCTATGAACCCTGCGAAGGAAGTGGAACAGCGGGACTAAAGTCCCCGGGATAACTCCGATGATTAAATTAGTAAAGTTTTCTGAGCAGAGTAATGAGCACGAGTGTTGTTTTTCACGTACCTTGTGTAGTCCTTTAGTGCTATATTTATAGGCTTGACCGGGTAGTAGTTTCCTTATTGGAGTCAAAGTCCCTTAGGGTTCGAAATCTTATTAGGGTTTGGCATGACGGCCCCTAATAGttcggaggcggcggcccaCGAGGCCCACTATAGGGAGAGGCGGCTGTTACGGCCGAGTTAGCCCGCTTATGCCGATCTGCAGCGAGCAACACACAAGGCCTATATTGCCGACCTGATGCGTGCGGCCTGCCGAGCTGACACGTGTCATGCGTgtatttgccccactacactagcccccctgGGTCTAGAGTTACTGAGAGGTCGCGTGAGTCTAGACCAGATTTCGAAGCACCAGGTCGGCAAGGCGAGGAACCCACGATCCCACGATCACACACCTTGTCCGGATAACCGCCATGTCTACTGGTCAACCGTCGTTTCAATTGTCACGTCCTTTATAATGGCGATTGTTAGTCCAAACGTTTCCCCAGGTAGCAGTTACCAGGcaataatttcaaaatttcaattcgGGACTCTTCATCTCCCGCCCAGGTAGCCTATAAATAGACCCCACCAGACGTCACTTTCAAGCTTTCTTTCTCATTCTTCCTTCTCCCCAATCTTCACCAGCTCGCTCCGCATTCTGTGAGGTCGTTCGAGAGTAGGATCTCCCTTTCTAGCATACTTCAGTTCTTCTCCTTCATCCACCAGTAagtcctcttttctttttatgtCGTCTTCTTCCACACACTCAAACCTCACCAGCTCAGCACCTAGGCGTAGAATTGTCCGACCTGCACCTATAGAGATACTCTCGTCTAGTTCTTCTTCTTCCAGCTCGTCCGGGTCTGAATACCTTCCCCCTCCAGTTCTAGTCATGGCCCAGTCTTTATTTCAAAGATTGAATACATTTATAATTCTCAGAGATCGAactaataaaaatgaaaagcaGACCTGTCCAACTGAACATTGTCAGCTCGGGCAGGATATCTAAAGAAGAAGCCTTAAATTTGAGTTGTGCCAGGTGCGCGGGACTTCGCCTCCATCCAGGCGAGCTAGCTTACAGTAACCTGCTCGGTTAGCTTCCTTTACCACATAGGGACCTTCCCAGTTTGGATCTAACTTGCCTGTTCCCACAACTCGGCTTACGGAGTTTTTGCGTAACACCAAGTCCCCTGACTTGAAAGAAAGATGTCTTACCATGGCATTGTAGTAACGTGCGATCTGACCCTTATATTTAGCCATTCTTATAGCCGTCTCTTCCCTTCGATACTCGAGCATATCCAAGTCAAACCGCATTTCTTCCTCATTGCCCTGAGCCACAAAGTGTTGCACCCTACCCGAGGGTACTCCAATTTCTGTTGGGATCACTGTTTCGACCCCGTATGTCAGGACGAATGGGGTCTCTTGGGTGGCCGTCCGAGGTGTCGTCCGATAAGCCCATAATATGGTGGGCAGCTCGTCCAACCAACCAGTTTGCGCAGACTCTATTCTTGTTCTTAAGCCGTGCAAGATGGTCCTGTTAACATTCTCGACCTGCCCATTGACTTGGGGGTGCCCTACTGAGGTGAAGTGCTGCTGGATGCCCAACTCAGCGCACCACTCCTGAAGCGAATGATCCGCGAACTGTCGGCCATTATCCGAAACGAGAACCCTTGGTATGTCAAATCGGCAGACTACGTTCCTCCAAAGGAACTTATGTATCGACCTGCTGCTGATTGTACTGAGCGGCTCAACTTCTATCCACTTGGTGAAGTAATCAATTGCCACCACCAAGTGTTCATAACCACCTGGAGCTCGGGGGAAAAGTCCTAACAAGTCAATTCCCCACCGGAAGAACGGCCACGGGCTATGAAGAAGAATCATTTCCTGAGTTGGGGCATGATGAACTGGGGCGTGCAACTGGCATGATTTACATCTGGCTACCAGTTCGGCTGAGTCCCTGAAGATGGTGGGCCAATAGTATCCAGCCAGCATTCCCTTCTTAGCCAATACTCTTGGACCGACATGGTTGCCGCAGAGGCCTTCATGTAGCTCGCGCAGGACATAGCCCCCTTCCTCAGGCGTTACACACTTCAACCAGGGCTGCAAGTAAGATTTCCTGTACAGGACTCCATGTGTGAGCACGTACCTCTGTGATTTTAGGAGAATCTTGCGAGCCTCTATTCTGCTCGGCGGAAGCTCACCCTGAGCCAAATATCGAACAATAGGATCCATCCACGAGCTCACCACATGTATGACCGCAGCACTCACCTGTTCATACACCCGACTTCTGACGACCTCCATCACTATCTCTCGACCCAAGATGCCAACCGAGGTGGAGGCCAGTTTGGACAGGGCATCAGCTCTCTTGTTCTGACTCCGCGGAATTTGCTCAAGCGCGAACTGCTCGAACAGGCCCTTCAACTCACGCGTCTTGGCCACGTATTTTCTCATCGTCCCCTCTTTGACCTCATAGCTCCCCCAAACCTGGTTCACTATCAGCTGCGAGTCGCTATAGACTTTTATCGATCTGACCCCTAACTTGCGGGCAATTTCCATCCCTACAATCAGAGCCTCATATTCTGATTCGTTGTTAGAAGTTCTAAAATCGAACCTTAGTGCGTAGGGCAGTTCTTCCCTAGTAGGACTGATTAGGAGGAGCCCGACTCCGCATCCTTCCTTGCTTGACGCACCATCCACGTACAATGTCCAAGGAGGATCCATCTGTTCTTCAGCCTTTGTAGCCTTCTTGgtctcggcagcctctccggccagCCCAACCTCAGCTGCCTTCCCGACCTGACTGGCCTCGACAGCCTCTTTGACCTGCTCGGTCTCAGCTGCTTCTCCGACCTGTCTGGCCTCGACAGCCTCTTTGACCTGCTCGGTCTCAACTGCTTCTCCGACCTGTTCGACCTCTGCTACCTGACTGGCCTGGGCGACCCCAGCAGCGTCTTCAGCCGCTAGGACCTCGACTGCTTCTCGGATCAGCACGGCCTTGGTAGTTTTTTGGGCCTGTAGGGCTTCGGCTGCTCGCCTGGGGTGTGCGTCCTTGATGATTCCTTCATCCTTCCCACCTTTATTTGTCTCTTCAGCCTGTTCGGCCTCTGCTTCGGTCGACCCAAAGGAGACGCCATCCGCTATGAAGTCCACCAAGGCTTGGGCTTTGATAGCTGTCCTTGGCTGGTATCCCAGATCGTATTCTGACAGCTCCACAGCCCACTTCACCATCCGTCCTGAAGCCTCGGGCTTGGAAAGGATCTCTTTCAAGGGTTGGTCCGTCACCACCACAACAGGATGAGTTTGGAAGTATGTCCTGAGCTTCTGAGCTGCATGTACCAACATTAGAACATATCGCTCTATTGACGAGTACCTTACCTCGGCCCCCTACAGGGCGCGGCTGACATAATATAAAGGTTTTCGAACCTTGCTCTTTTCTCGCACCAGCACCGTGCTAATGGCCCCCTCTCCCGCAGCTAAATAGAGGAACAAGGTCTCCCCCAACTCGGGAGAAGTTAGGGCTGGCAACCGAGTGAGGTACGCCTTCAGTTCAGCGAACGCCTTCTGGCACTCTGGACCCCACACAAACTGCCGACCTCCTTTCAAGGCCTTGAAGAAAGGCGACCCCCGAACTGCCGATCTGGACAGGAACCTGTTCAAGGCTGCCATCCTCCCTATCAGACGTTACACCTCCTTAATATTCCGAGGTGGAGCCATGTCCAGGATGGCCTTGATCTTGTCCGGATTGGCTCTCACCCCTTCTTTAGAAATCATGTAACCCAAGAATTTTCCCGACCGGACCCCAAAAGTATACTTCTTTGGGTTTAGCCGCATTCCTGAGCTCCGCAGAACCTCGAAGATTTCCCTCAGGTCAGAGATGAACTGCTCCTGGGTTTGACTTTTTACTAACATATCGTCCACATATACCTCCAGGTTTCGGCCGATCTGATTTTTGAACAATTTGTTTACCAACCTCTGATAGGTCGCGCCCGCGTTCTTTAGCCCGAATGGCATGGTGACGTAACAATAAGTGCCGTCCTCGGTGATAAACGAGGTCTTCTCCTGATCCTCCTCGTCCAAGGCTATCTGATGGTACCCCTTGAAAGCgtccaagaaacaaaagatcTCGTAGCCAGCTGTTGAGTCCACGAGCTGGTCAATCCGTGGAAGGGGGTAGCAATCCTTTGGGCAAGCCTTATTTAAGTCAGTGAAATCCACACACATCCTCCAAGTTTTCTCCTCCTTCTTGACCAGCACCGGATTGGCTAGCCAGGTCGTAGTAGACTTCCTTAACGATCCTAGCCTCCAGCAACTTACCCACCTCGCTTTTGACGACCTCCTTCCTTTCAGGAGCAAAGTTCCTCTTCTTCTGCTTCACAGGTCCGACGTTGGGGTCCACATGTAGCTTGTGGACCGCCAGATCGGTGGGGATTCCCGGCATGTCATCCGCACTCCAAGCAAAAATCTCAGCATATTCCTCCAAGAGAAATTCTAAAGAACTCCTAGTCAGCTCGCCTAGGTAGGCACCGACCTTTACCGTGCGCTCAGGTCGGTCGGGCTGGATGGGCAGCTCGACCAACCCCTCGTCTGTCTCCAATCTCTCCCCTTTCTCCATGGGCTCCCAGGGCTCCAAACAAACTATCTGAGCTACCAATTTCTCCTTGCCCTTGAGGGTGGCAATATAACACGCCCTCGCCACCTCCGGATCTCCCAGCACCTCAGCCACCCCCGCAGGAGTAGGGAACTTCATACTGAGGTGCAAGGTGGAGCAAATAGCTCGGAGGGCATTCAGTGTTGGCCGTCCCAGAATCATATTGTACGACGACGGCTCCTTGACTACCGCAAAGTTTACCGGGACCGTTCGGCACTTCGGAGACACCCCCACCGTAACCATGAGAGTGATCATTCCTTCCGACCTCACGGGAGGACCTGCAAAACCGATCAACGGAGTTCGAACTGGTATAAGCTGTCTGTCCTCCAGCTGTAGCTCATTAAAGGTCCTGTAATACAGCACGTCTATGGGACTTCCGTTGTCTATATATACTTTCTTCACCTTGTAATTACAGGTGATGATTTCTATCACTATGGCTTCATGGTTATTAGAGGCCAAAGGGACTGCGTCTTCAGGTCCATAAATAATTTCCTCGTATATCTTCAATCGCTTGGCCGAGCTCTCCCCCGTGGGAGGGGGGCGATTATGACGCCGAGCTGTATGACTATCCCCGCCAGCAGGTCCTCCGGCAATAGTGTTAATCACGCCCGTCAGATTCTGTGTTTCCCGCTCGGGAGTTCGGACACGAGACCCCTGAGGTCGGTCCCGGGGGTAGCTCGGACGTTCCGACCTGGGGCTTCCTCGTTGCTGGTCAGCTCGTTCATCTCGTATGAACTGCCCAAGGTGACCTCGCTTGATCAGTTTTTCAATGTCTTTCTTGAGGTGACGGCAATCCTCTGTATCGTACCCCACATCTCGATGATAAGCGCAATACAGACCTTGGTCCCGTCTGCTTTTGTCCCCAGCCAAAGGTCGAGAAGGTCGGGAGAGCCCCTCCTGTACACAAGATGTATTTAATGTAAAACCTATTTCGCCATTGTCAACACTTTGAAATATTTCAAACTCCAACCGAATATTTATTACTGAGAATAAAACAAAGGAACAATGTGGTAAGAATACTTCTCCCAACTGCAGCAGCTGGTCCCTGGTATATTGAATATGTTCCCTACCTCAAAGAGAGTGTCTCCAGTATACAATAGAAAATTAAGAACAGATTGGAAAAATCAGTTAGAGCAAAAATAACCCAATGGAACAAGTAAGAATATGGACCTAACAAACAAGGGTGACGATTGAGTATTGAGTATTACATGATTATGCAATTAACAAAATGGTTGCTAAGTCCATTACAACCTAAAAACTAGGGCATTAAGTTGGTTTAACATTTCGACCGGAAAAAAATAAACATCACATATCATTATATATTCAACCAATGGTGTAGAAGTTCCATGCAACTGCCCcattttaaaatagaaaataattcaAATGCATGCAGAGTCCTTTGCAAACTATCCTtggatgcaaaagtaaaaaagtGAGATCACAGCTGTTCACCACCAAGTCGTAACGAAATCAAGTGCATACAGAGTGGCAGGTGGCGATTAGATAGACAGCACGGCGATCTCAATATTCATCATTATAAGGAAAACGAAAACCACAATTTTGAGGAGGCCAGGCCTCAAAAGGAGCATCATTTTTTACTCCTTAAAACAATCTACTGGAGCTTTCATGTATGTAGGGCAATTTATGGGCTACAAGATACTCGTTAAACACCCACCTGAAGCCTACTCATGTTATCTCCATATTTACAGCAGATACACATCTTAAATGCACTACCAAGAATTAGGAACATTTTAATCAGTTCCCTCACAGGCTCGGCAAGGGTAACTACATACAATGATATATCAATAGCAATACACGCTGTTGAGAAACAAAAGCTGTGTGGTTTTATCCAGCAAAGAAAGCAGAGGAATTACAGAGAGGCATACCATAATTAGCACCCCAAGAATGTTTTCAGAAAAGAATCGAGTACCCAAACCAAATTGTCTGAGGAGAAAACACTGATTTTgaggaatgaaaaaaataaGTTGAGAACAGCGGGATGACTTGAttgtttccaaaatttattaaaCATGTCTTATTGAAGCAAACAGAACACAATTTGCATGAAGCTCTTGATAGGAAACAAACGATGAATTTTCAATCAAAATCACAATAACAAGAAGACGGAACTAAATAAGAGCAACCTACGTTgtaaaaatttgaagaattggTCGCGCTAATAGAAGAGCTATCTTTTTCCTCTGGTATTATTAGCAATACTCATTCAAAGGACTTGAAGAAATAGTGCAAGTTGCTTTTGATTAGCAAATAGTcagaaggagagagagagggtaCCCTTGGGGTATGGCTTGGAGACGGGCCTTGCGCTTTTTGGCAGCCAGAGCTTCATAGTCATGCTCCAGGCGCTGGAATTGTTCGTAAGGCTGGAGCCCAGATGCGTCCTCTTTGGTAAAAGCCAGAGGATCCATGTCATCACTGAACCTGAATTTATAcccttcttcctcttcatcctcatcatcatcatcatcttcttctcctTCAATATTAGCCATAGTGTTAGCAGTAGTGCCTTCTCCTTCATCATCGATTTCATGTTCTTCTTCCAATTGTGATTCCAATTCCATAGGATGCTCATCTGCATGGAACTCACTGCTGCTACCTACAACCCCAGCACCCTCGCCCTTCTCCATTCTGCTCTCCACCCAAGCGCTAATTGAACTCTGCAAAGGAAAAGCCAAAAGCCTTAGGGTCCGTTTGGTTGGACTGAAAATATCTTTCATATCGAAGTCATTTTCCTGGAAAATCACTTCCTTCTCCATAATATTCTGGTGTTTGGTTActtagtgaaaatattttccaaattcctttttttcataattttctgGTATTTGGTTTGtcagtgaaaatattttctaacttccttttttagtatttgttgatatgttgcaATATTTCCTATTCTCAAAACATTCCTCTCATTACAagttgtttttagtttctatccattataatcatattatcatttttaGTACGAATCAATTGAACTTGTAAATAATCACAATGAATTAGCTCATAATTTTAATCGTATAATGATTCATTATTCAACAGTTATTCTTTTAAGCTAAGAATCTCAGTGCTAATGAACTCCTATAACTACCAGAAAGCAGcttaaaatttcaataaataaaGATATTTCAACCAAATGTTTTAGCCAAATGGAAACTGCAGGTCATATTATCCAAAAGAAACGTATATcagaatattaaaaaaaatgacataaacCACCAACAGATCAGTGCACAGGCTAAGTATCAACAAAAAGACACCCTGCAGCACTGCAAAGGGATGAAATAAGtcaaaaagtaaaacaaaagacaCAACACTCAAGATTTTAACAACACAATAGCACACAACAGAAATCAGATAAGCATCAACAATCTATCTCACATCATAGCTCTCCCTTTTTCTCCCTAGTTCCTTCACTCCCCCTCAACATCCCTCTAATGTAGTCATCATCTCTAAACTTGCTCTCTCAAATAAATTCATGGCAATAAACGATGCTTGCTGCCATCACATGGTAGAGAAATTGTATCATTTGTCTTCTGCTTGAGACCTGATCAAGTACTCCTTGActctttttccaaaaaaagaAGACATTAATGGAGCAACAGACACGTGTCCAGAGAGCAATGGATCCAAATTCAAATCAGATTTGTCAACCTGAAAGTATGTGCAACTTCATACAACCTGTAGAACCTAGCTATAAGTTGACCAACAGAATTACTACTCGCGCAATGAAGTGTAACAAACACACAAGAGTTTTCCTAAGAAAATAAAGCAATTATATGTATTATCACTGAGACTACATAAACGAGTAATTCATTTATTAATCACAGCAGGAAAAGGATTTAATATAGTAAGCTATATGACAATTGTCATAGACTATTATGAGTTCATAAATACATGCTTATAACAGGAGTTTCATTCCTTACAGTTGCAATATTAACCTCCAATTGCACCTTCAACCCCGTTTACGTGCATGCTAAGAAGATCAACAATAATAGCATCAAAATCACTGGGCCAAGACTTGTCAAGCAATTCGGCACATAGCTTGAAGCTAGcacagattaaaaaaaaaaagacagagaaAAATAATTGAATACTACCAGTAAGAGAATCACTCCACTTTGAATTATAATGAAAGGAATGGCAAATGAATATATTTTGGAAGCACACGTGATGTTGGAGGTTATATCAAAAAGCTACAAATTTTTGTTAGGATGATTTTCATGATTACATGACCATATAAAtgtattttcacaaaaattgatTCCGTCCCTACCCTTGACTTGATCTTTAATTCGTGAAACAGAGTTAAGGCTTCTGGGATCCCTTCTGATGAGAAAGTGAAGTTTGCATATGCAATCAACATAAGAAAGCTAGTCAAACCACCACTACCAGCAGGATACTGGGGAATTCTGACCAAGGCTGAAGACCATGTCGATCAACCGATATATAAAACAGCAGAATTGATCAACAAGAGCAAATACAATGTATCTGATGAATATGTTCGATCATTTATCGATTTTCAGGAGCTAAATTATCATGAAGGGACCACAGTAGGAGCAAAGGTGAGTGGAATTTCTGATTGGAGACACTTAGGCCATCCACAGTGGACTTTGGTTGGGGAGGTCCTGTTACAATTTTTCCTCTGTCAAGAAACCTACTTGGAAGCGTTGAGCCCCGTTTCTTTTTGCCCTATTCTTCAGCAAATGAAGGGGAAAAGGATGGTTGTAAACTTTCTGTGTGTTTGCAAGAACATGCTGTTTCAGGTTTCAAAGAACACATGAATAAGTTGAAGAATTTAGAGCCTGGATTCCTTTGAATGAAGGGTTTCTTGTTATCTTTGTCTATGTTCCCgtcaaattgaagaggtttcaACTTGGTGAAATTGGCAAACCTTATAAGGGTCTTTGGACAAATGACCTTTTGCCTCAACATTTTCATTTGGTCCCGCAAATAAATGGGGAGTTGAAGGCGAACAATTTTTAGTGTATGTCTAGTTATAAAATCAAAGTCAACTGGCTAAATACTCTCTCTGCAATTAACATTAGATCAACATAATGCAAATTTTACAAGTAAAAGCTACTCGCATGTATGGCTACGGGACTGAAATCCTGATATCATACCAATTAAGAAACGTGTTGATGACACAGGATTTGGGTCAGTAAAGTATTGAGAGAAGCAATCAAACAACCAGAAAGACAGTCAAAATTGCAAGTTCAAGTTCCCAATAGGTAAAAGCCACAGAAATTAGTAATCAGATTCCAAGAATCATAAAACCCCCAAAACTCAGCAGCCaaatttgtgacgaccccacctccccctaaggtgtaccaaagggtttggcggaccgcctggccaactctcgccaggactcactcacaaCCTCGCGCGAATCACGTACATAcgcatccatgaa
Encoded proteins:
- the LOC140016885 gene encoding uncharacterized protein, whose amino-acid sequence is MNPSSLSLHHHHYPSTTTTTTIFHKKPTPTPQSFKLRTSFSPIKMSLTENAPSIAIVGVTGAVGQEFLSVLSDRNFPYRSLKLLASKRSAGKEIIYEDKAYIVEELNEESFKGIDIALFSAGGSISKKFGPLAVQDGSIVVDNSSAFRMDDGVPLVVPEVNPEAMEHIKIGSGKGALIANPNCSTIICLMAATPLHRHAKVKRMVVSTYQAASGAGAAAMEELELQTREVLDRKEPTCKIFKRQYAFNLFSHNAPVLPNGYNEEEMKLVKETKKIWNDANVKVTATCIRVPVMRAHAESVNLQFEKPLHEDTARDILENAPGVVVIDDRAGNHFPTPLEVSNRDAVAVGRIRRDVSQDGDYGLDIFVCGDQIRKGAALNAVQIAEMLLK
- the LOC140016566 gene encoding uncharacterized protein, coding for MAALNRFLSRSAVRGSPFFKALKGGRQFVWGPECQKAFAELKAYLTRLPALTSPELGETLFLYLAAGEGAISTVLVREKSKKLRTYFQTHPVVVVTDQPLKEILSKPEASGRMVKWAVELSEYDLGYQPRTAIKAQALVDFIADGVSFGSTEAEAEQAEETNKGGKDEGIIKDAHPRRAAEALQAQKTTKAVLIREAVEVLAAEDAAGVAQASQVAEVEQVGEAVETEQVKEAVEARQVGEAAETEQVKEAVEASQVGKAAEVGLAGEAAETKKATKAEEQMDPPWTLYVDGASSKEGCGVGLLLISPTREELPYALRFDFRTSNNESEYEALIVGMEIARKLGVRSIKVYSDSQLIVNQVWGSYEVKEGTMRKYVAKTRELKGLFEQFALEQIPRSQNKRADALSKLASTSVGILGREIVMEVVRSRVYEQVSAAVIHVVSSWMDPIVRYLAQGELPPSRIEARKILLKSQRYVLTHGVLYRKSYLQPWLKCVTPEEGGYVLRELHEGLCGNHVGPRVLAKKGMLAGYYWPTIFRDSAELVARCKSCQLHAPVHHAPTQEMILLHSPWPFFRWGIDLLGLFPRAPGGYEHLVVAIDYFTKWIEVEPLSTISSRSIHKFLWRNVVCRFDIPRVLVSDNGRQFADHSLQEWCAELGIQQHFTSVGHPQVNGQVENVNRTILHGLRTRIESAQTGWLDELPTILWAYRTTPRTATQETPFVLTYGVETVIPTEIGVPSGRVQHFVAQGNEEEMRFDLDMLEYRREETAIRMAKYKGQIARYYNAMVRHLSFKSGDLVLRKNSVSRVVGTGKLDPNWEGPYVVKEANRAGYYWAMTRTGGGRYSDPDELEEEELDESISIGAGRTILRLGAELVRFECVEEDDIKRKEDLLVDEGEELKYARKGDPTLERPHRMRSELVKIGEKEE